A single region of the Nocardioides aquaticus genome encodes:
- a CDS encoding ATP-binding protein: MTSTPPQIALAPGPRSVQDARRWVVGRCRDLGRPELAECAEVGVSELVSNALLHGSAPIQVGVAGTAAHPRVEVRDASTDAPRIGSGTEATLLGDHLDDDALLTFGRGLGIVARVSRAWGADIDDDGKVVWFEPAEDVEDVATEGVVTGLTGQAARRRALDRAGVRTFVLPGVPLRLHVAFVRHYRELRREVRLLALAHATTYPLARDLSELFTALDAPAYDGLLLAVADIADAADAAVHDHAEGHTAVDLRVDLTREGAAELGRLAELLEAADVFCREERLLALARDHEQRRFQRWFLEELEAQGAGAAPRRWDEEPGDGAPGDGAPGDGDGDDERPRTTVR, encoded by the coding sequence GTGACGTCGACCCCGCCTCAGATCGCCCTGGCCCCCGGGCCACGGAGCGTTCAGGACGCACGCCGGTGGGTGGTCGGCCGCTGCCGGGACCTCGGCCGGCCAGAGCTGGCCGAGTGCGCCGAGGTGGGCGTCTCGGAGCTGGTGAGCAACGCGCTGCTGCACGGGTCCGCCCCGATCCAGGTGGGGGTCGCCGGCACCGCCGCCCACCCGCGCGTGGAGGTGCGCGACGCCTCCACCGACGCGCCCCGGATCGGCTCGGGCACCGAGGCCACCCTGCTCGGCGACCACCTCGACGACGACGCGCTGCTGACCTTCGGGCGCGGCCTGGGCATCGTGGCGCGCGTCTCGCGGGCCTGGGGTGCCGACATCGACGACGACGGCAAGGTCGTCTGGTTCGAGCCGGCCGAGGACGTCGAGGACGTCGCCACCGAGGGCGTGGTCACCGGCCTGACCGGGCAGGCCGCGCGGCGCCGCGCCCTGGACCGCGCGGGCGTGCGCACCTTCGTGCTCCCCGGCGTCCCGCTGCGCCTGCACGTCGCCTTCGTCCGGCACTACCGCGAGCTGCGGCGCGAGGTGCGGCTGCTCGCGCTGGCGCACGCCACGACCTACCCGCTGGCCCGCGACCTGTCCGAGCTGTTCACGGCGCTGGACGCCCCGGCGTACGACGGGCTCCTGCTCGCCGTCGCCGACATCGCCGACGCCGCCGACGCGGCCGTGCACGACCACGCCGAGGGCCACACCGCGGTCGACCTGCGCGTGGACCTGACCCGCGAGGGCGCCGCGGAGCTCGGCCGGCTGGCCGAGCTGCTCGAGGCCGCCGACGTGTTCTGCCGCGAGGAGCGGCTGCTCGCCCTGGCCCGCGACCACGAGCAGCGACGGTTCCAGCGGTGGTTCCTCGAGGAGCTCGAGGCGCAGGGGGCCGGAGCGGCGCCCCGGCGCTGGGACGAGGAACCCGGGGACGGGGCGCCCGGGGACGGGGCGCCCGGGGACGGGGACGGGGACGACGAGCGCCCCCGGACGACCGTCCGGTGA
- a CDS encoding NAD(P)/FAD-dependent oxidoreductase yields the protein MSSTQDGHDVTQPHHENLQLVDHGNAGDASGGEGQRHRVVVIGSGFGGLFGTKALKGSDVDITMIAKTTHHLFQPLLYQVATGILSEGEIAPPTREVLSRQKNARVLLGEVTDVDLDARTVTHHVLGRQTVTHYDSLLVAAGAGQSYFGNDHFAEFAPGMKSIDDALELRGRIFGAFEMAEVGAAKGEDVDHMLTFVVVGAGPTGVEMAGQIAELAHRTLRRDFRSINTRSARVVLVDAAPQVLPPFGAKLGEKSKKELEKLGVEVKLGAMVTDVDERGLVTQYKDGHTERINSITKIWAAGVQASPLGKQLAEQTGAPVDRAGRIGVNPDLTLPGYPEVFVVGDMISLDNLPGVAQVAIQGAKYAAKEIGHRLDNKPAQKPFKYFDKGSMAIISRFRAVALVGNVRLTGFIAWLMWLAVHLVYITGFKNRITAVLHWFVSFLGRGRAERTSTEQQIFGRNALARFDRGAVDLVSEPGAYEAAQVMLEATRRAELEAAAAENVRLTDAGERGVRMEERV from the coding sequence ATGAGCTCGACCCAGGACGGACACGACGTGACGCAGCCCCACCACGAGAACCTTCAGCTGGTCGACCACGGCAACGCGGGCGACGCGAGCGGGGGCGAGGGACAGCGGCACCGGGTCGTCGTCATCGGTTCCGGCTTCGGCGGCCTCTTCGGGACCAAGGCCCTCAAGGGCAGCGACGTCGACATCACGATGATCGCCAAGACCACCCACCACCTCTTCCAGCCGCTGCTCTACCAGGTGGCGACCGGGATCCTCTCCGAGGGCGAGATCGCGCCGCCCACCCGCGAGGTGCTCAGCCGGCAGAAGAACGCCCGCGTCCTGCTCGGCGAGGTGACCGACGTCGACCTCGACGCGCGCACCGTCACCCACCACGTCCTGGGACGCCAGACCGTCACCCACTACGACTCGCTGCTGGTCGCCGCCGGCGCCGGGCAGTCGTACTTCGGCAACGACCACTTCGCCGAGTTCGCCCCCGGGATGAAGAGCATCGACGACGCCCTCGAGCTGCGCGGACGCATCTTCGGCGCCTTCGAGATGGCCGAGGTCGGCGCCGCCAAGGGTGAGGACGTCGACCACATGCTGACCTTCGTGGTCGTCGGGGCCGGTCCGACCGGTGTCGAGATGGCCGGCCAGATCGCCGAGCTGGCCCACCGCACGCTGCGCCGCGACTTCCGCTCGATCAACACCCGCTCCGCACGCGTCGTGCTGGTCGACGCCGCCCCGCAGGTGCTGCCTCCCTTCGGCGCCAAGCTGGGGGAGAAGTCGAAGAAGGAGCTCGAGAAGCTCGGCGTCGAGGTCAAGCTCGGCGCGATGGTCACCGACGTCGACGAGCGCGGCCTGGTCACCCAGTACAAGGACGGCCACACCGAGCGGATCAACTCGATCACCAAGATCTGGGCCGCCGGCGTGCAGGCCAGCCCGCTGGGCAAGCAGCTGGCCGAGCAGACCGGCGCCCCGGTCGACCGGGCCGGGCGGATCGGGGTCAACCCCGACCTGACCCTCCCGGGCTACCCCGAGGTGTTCGTCGTCGGCGACATGATCTCCCTCGACAACCTCCCGGGCGTCGCGCAGGTCGCCATCCAGGGGGCGAAGTACGCCGCCAAGGAGATCGGCCACCGCCTCGACAACAAGCCGGCCCAGAAGCCGTTCAAGTACTTCGACAAGGGCTCGATGGCGATCATCAGCCGCTTCCGCGCCGTGGCGCTGGTGGGCAACGTGCGCCTGACCGGCTTCATCGCCTGGCTGATGTGGCTCGCGGTCCACCTCGTCTACATCACCGGCTTCAAGAACCGGATCACCGCGGTGCTGCACTGGTTTGTCTCGTTCCTGGGACGCGGGCGCGCCGAGCGCACCTCGACCGAGCAGCAGATCTTCGGACGCAACGCATTGGCCAGGTTCGACCGCGGCGCCGTCGACCTGGTCTCCGAGCCCGGCGCCTATGAGGCGGCCCAGGTGATGCTCGAGGCCACCCGCCGCGCCGAGCTCGAGGCCGCGGCCGCCGAGAACGTCCGGCTCACCGACGCCGGCGAGCGCGGCGTACGCATGGAGGAGCGGGTCTGA
- a CDS encoding enoyl-CoA hydratase family protein, which produces MTDTTPPTPARATPELVHLDVSDGVATLTLDSPRNRNALSRQLVAELLDGLARAEADDAVRVVVLAATGKVFCSGADLAEAAGQGMEEGARTIVAIQRAIVAHAKPVVVRVQGPVRAGGIGIVAAADVALCAEDATFALTEVRLALAPAAISLTVLPRMTSRAGAWACLSGATFDGRDAAAWGLVTRAVPADDLDAAVAETCAELGKGARQGLRETKQLLARDLVDRIDARGDDLARLSARLFGSDEAKTAMTAFLERRR; this is translated from the coding sequence ATGACCGACACCACGCCCCCGACGCCCGCGCGCGCGACGCCCGAGCTGGTCCACCTCGACGTGTCCGACGGGGTCGCGACGCTGACCCTGGACTCCCCGCGCAACCGCAACGCGCTCTCGCGGCAGCTGGTGGCCGAGCTGCTCGACGGGCTCGCCCGCGCCGAGGCCGACGACGCCGTACGCGTGGTGGTCCTCGCCGCCACCGGGAAGGTCTTCTGCTCGGGGGCCGACCTGGCCGAGGCGGCCGGGCAGGGCATGGAGGAGGGCGCGCGGACCATCGTGGCGATCCAGCGCGCGATCGTCGCGCATGCCAAGCCGGTCGTGGTGCGGGTGCAGGGACCGGTGCGGGCCGGCGGGATCGGGATCGTCGCCGCCGCCGACGTGGCGCTCTGCGCCGAGGACGCGACCTTCGCGCTGACCGAGGTACGCCTGGCGCTGGCCCCCGCCGCGATCTCGCTGACCGTGCTGCCCCGGATGACCAGCCGCGCCGGGGCCTGGGCGTGCCTGTCGGGCGCCACCTTCGACGGCCGCGACGCCGCCGCCTGGGGCCTGGTCACCCGGGCGGTGCCGGCCGACGACCTCGACGCCGCCGTCGCCGAGACCTGCGCCGAGCTCGGCAAGGGCGCCCGGCAGGGCCTGCGCGAGACCAAGCAGCTGCTGGCCCGCGACCTGGTCGACCGGATCGACGCCCGGGGCGACGACCTCGCCCGTCTCTCGGCCCGCCTCTTCGGCTCCGACGAGGCGAAGACGGCGATGACGGCGTTCCTGGAGCGCAGGCGCTGA
- a CDS encoding MFS transporter has translation MVGRSDAAPAPAGAPALRVGAAGAVVVAVAFGMGRFAFGLTLPDLRTDPALSANGLSDAVVGLIASATFAGFLIGILGTPLLARRAGPRAPTTLGCACGAVGGLVVVVAPHPGVLAAGAVLVGSAAGWVWAPYNDLVAAVAPPERRPGLVAAVATGTSAGLVAVAVVAVAGPGWRTVWAAVGLASAAAAALNLRWTPRVAPAPRGRPRPVWRPLLLPSVYAVGYYVTTTLFFTYAAETLRRGGLPDTAGPALYAVIGVLGLLGLLTGRWSARIGSRRVAASCLGMLAVALGVLGVAGDSWAAALAAAVVFAPGYMIGASIIAVWTSALVPEGSSEAMTAVIAVGALAAVVGPAVVGGLAGSLGLSAVLVALAVLVAVGAAAMAAPGHPRSPRSPERR, from the coding sequence GTGGTTGGCCGGAGCGACGCCGCCCCTGCGCCAGCGGGCGCGCCAGCCCTCCGCGTCGGTGCCGCCGGGGCGGTCGTGGTGGCGGTCGCGTTCGGGATGGGCCGCTTCGCGTTCGGGCTCACGCTGCCCGACCTGCGCACGGACCCCGCCCTCTCCGCCAACGGGTTGTCCGACGCGGTCGTCGGCCTGATCGCCTCGGCGACGTTCGCGGGCTTCCTCATCGGCATCCTCGGGACCCCGCTGCTGGCCCGGCGCGCCGGTCCCCGCGCACCCACGACGCTGGGCTGCGCGTGCGGCGCCGTCGGCGGGCTGGTCGTGGTCGTCGCACCGCACCCCGGGGTCCTCGCCGCGGGGGCGGTGCTGGTGGGCAGCGCAGCGGGCTGGGTGTGGGCCCCGTACAACGACCTGGTCGCAGCGGTCGCCCCGCCCGAGCGCCGGCCCGGGCTGGTCGCGGCCGTCGCCACGGGGACCAGCGCCGGCCTGGTTGCGGTCGCGGTCGTCGCGGTGGCCGGTCCCGGGTGGCGGACGGTGTGGGCCGCGGTCGGCCTCGCCTCCGCCGCGGCCGCGGCGCTCAACCTGCGCTGGACCCCGCGGGTCGCCCCCGCGCCCCGTGGCCGCCCCCGACCCGTGTGGCGGCCGCTCCTCCTCCCGTCCGTCTACGCCGTGGGCTACTACGTCACGACGACCCTGTTCTTCACCTACGCCGCCGAGACGCTGCGCCGCGGCGGGCTGCCGGATACGGCCGGCCCGGCGCTCTACGCCGTCATCGGCGTCCTCGGCCTGCTCGGGCTGCTGACTGGTCGGTGGTCCGCACGGATCGGTTCCCGCCGGGTCGCCGCCTCGTGCCTGGGCATGCTCGCCGTCGCGCTCGGGGTCCTCGGTGTCGCCGGCGACTCGTGGGCCGCCGCACTCGCGGCCGCGGTGGTGTTCGCCCCGGGATACATGATCGGCGCCTCCATCATCGCCGTGTGGACCTCTGCCCTGGTCCCCGAGGGCTCGAGCGAGGCAATGACCGCGGTCATCGCCGTCGGCGCGCTCGCGGCCGTGGTCGGCCCGGCGGTGGTCGGCGGCCTCGCGGGCTCCCTCGGGCTGTCCGCGGTGCTGGTGGCGCTGGCGGTGCTCGTCGCCGTGGGTGCTGCGGCCATGGCGGCGCCGGGCCACCCCCGTTCCCCGCGGTCTCCCGAGCGCCGATAG
- a CDS encoding PP2C family protein-serine/threonine phosphatase, producing MSTCSPLPTPHPGSSRSSAVADERDRLAALRRLRLVDTPAEERFDRIVRIAETLFGVPMAEINLIDEDRQYTKSAFPAANAGKNTPRGDSFCTVTVADDRTLHVPDATADPRFAQNPLVTGGPGIRFYAGHPLSANGQRVGSLCLVDDEPRTLTGPEQQMLADLATWVERELERDSEMAYAADVQARLLPRTVPTLDDYEVAGTCVTAREVGGDFYGWHAEDDRLDVVLVDVMGKGVGPGLLAAGLRAALRATASGAGPARGFNLAAALVEDDFAENGSFATAFAAQVDLPTGAVSFVDAGHSLGLVVQADGACRRLPSTCLPLGVLPGYEWVAAATSVAPGETLVVVSDGILDHFATTAEAVSHVAALVSAAPTARAALEEITAAAARSDATGQDDLTVVAVRRLR from the coding sequence ATGTCCACCTGCTCCCCCCTCCCCACCCCCCACCCCGGCTCGTCCCGCAGCAGCGCGGTGGCCGACGAGCGCGACCGGCTGGCGGCCCTCCGCCGGCTCCGGCTCGTCGACACCCCGGCCGAGGAGCGCTTCGACCGGATCGTGCGGATCGCCGAGACGTTGTTCGGCGTGCCGATGGCCGAGATCAACCTGATCGACGAGGACCGGCAGTACACGAAGTCCGCGTTCCCGGCCGCCAACGCCGGCAAAAACACCCCGCGCGGGGACTCGTTCTGCACCGTCACCGTGGCCGACGACAGGACGCTGCACGTCCCCGACGCGACCGCCGACCCCCGGTTCGCGCAGAACCCGCTGGTCACCGGCGGACCCGGCATCCGCTTCTACGCCGGGCACCCGCTCTCGGCGAACGGCCAGCGGGTCGGCTCGCTGTGCCTGGTCGACGACGAGCCCCGGACGCTGACCGGGCCCGAGCAGCAGATGCTGGCCGACCTCGCGACCTGGGTCGAGCGCGAGCTCGAGCGGGACAGCGAGATGGCCTACGCCGCGGACGTGCAGGCACGCCTCCTGCCGAGGACGGTCCCCACGCTCGACGACTACGAGGTCGCCGGCACCTGCGTGACCGCCCGCGAGGTCGGTGGCGACTTCTACGGCTGGCACGCCGAGGACGACCGGCTCGACGTGGTGCTCGTCGACGTGATGGGCAAGGGCGTCGGCCCCGGGCTGCTCGCGGCCGGGCTGCGGGCGGCCCTGCGCGCCACCGCCTCGGGCGCCGGCCCCGCGCGCGGCTTCAACCTCGCCGCGGCCCTCGTCGAGGACGACTTCGCCGAGAACGGCTCCTTCGCCACCGCGTTCGCCGCCCAGGTCGACCTCCCCACCGGCGCCGTGTCCTTCGTCGACGCCGGGCACAGCCTCGGCCTCGTCGTGCAGGCGGACGGCGCCTGCCGCCGGCTGCCGTCGACGTGCCTCCCGCTGGGCGTCCTGCCCGGGTACGAGTGGGTCGCCGCCGCGACCTCCGTCGCGCCCGGCGAGACCCTGGTGGTCGTCAGCGACGGGATCCTGGACCACTTCGCCACCACCGCGGAGGCCGTGTCCCACGTCGCGGCGCTGGTGTCCGCGGCGCCCACCGCGCGGGCGGCGCTCGAGGAGATCACGGCCGCCGCCGCCCGGAGCGACGCCACGGGCCAGGACGACCTCACGGTCGTGGCGGTGCGCCGGCTGCGGTAG
- a CDS encoding phytoene/squalene synthase family protein — MTRVRSGRGTGGSAQAPHLAYDDVADASAALVIEAYSSSFGLASRLLGARVRPHVRNVYALVRVADEVVDAPRPGQPVGDRADALDALERETLAAMDSGASTNLVVHAFARTARTCGIDAGLVRPFFASMRTDLELEQHDERSLRTYVYGSAEVVGLMCLNAFLIDDPDRARRYDALAPGAQRLGAAFQKVNFLRDLGEDADQLGRRYLPGIDPDALDGTAVRGWLDDVDADLRAGAAVVPALPRSSRLAVCVAHDLFSELSRRLRETPVADLRRRRVRVPGPAKARLAAAALARDGRPRDATLVRAS, encoded by the coding sequence ATGACACGAGTGCGCAGCGGACGGGGTACGGGCGGGTCGGCGCAGGCGCCGCACCTGGCCTACGACGACGTCGCCGACGCGAGCGCGGCGCTGGTCATCGAGGCGTACTCCTCGTCCTTCGGCCTGGCCTCGCGCCTGCTCGGTGCCCGGGTCCGCCCGCACGTGCGCAACGTGTACGCGCTGGTGCGCGTCGCCGACGAGGTCGTCGACGCGCCGCGCCCGGGCCAGCCCGTCGGCGACCGCGCCGACGCGCTCGACGCCCTCGAGCGCGAGACGCTCGCCGCGATGGACTCCGGCGCCAGCACCAACCTGGTCGTGCACGCCTTCGCCCGGACCGCACGCACGTGCGGCATCGACGCCGGGCTGGTCCGACCGTTCTTCGCCTCGATGCGCACCGACCTGGAGCTCGAGCAGCACGACGAGCGGAGCCTGCGGACCTACGTCTACGGCTCCGCGGAGGTGGTGGGCCTGATGTGCCTGAACGCGTTCCTGATCGACGACCCGGACCGGGCCCGGCGCTACGACGCGCTCGCCCCGGGCGCCCAGCGGCTGGGTGCGGCCTTCCAGAAGGTCAACTTCCTGCGCGACCTCGGCGAGGACGCCGACCAGCTGGGCCGCCGCTACCTGCCCGGGATCGACCCCGACGCGCTCGACGGGACCGCCGTGCGCGGCTGGCTCGACGACGTCGACGCCGACCTGCGTGCCGGGGCCGCCGTCGTGCCGGCGCTGCCCCGCAGCAGCCGGCTGGCCGTCTGCGTCGCGCACGACCTCTTCTCCGAGCTGTCCCGCCGGCTGCGCGAGACCCCCGTGGCCGACCTGCGGCGCCGGCGCGTCCGCGTGCCTGGCCCGGCCAAGGCGCGCCTGGCCGCGGCCGCCCTGGCGCGCGACGGTCGCCCCCGCGACGCGACCCTGGTGAGGGCCTCGTGA
- the crtI gene encoding phytoene desaturase family protein has translation MSARQRVVVVGGGVAGLATAALLAADGHDVELVEKNEALGGRAGSWSADGFRFDTGPSWWLMPEVFDHFFRLLGTTTADQVTLGRLDPGYRVFHDDHEPLDIAADQAGNRALFESVEPGAGAVLDDYLDSAREVYDLAVQQFLYTSYDSTAAYAGRRILTNGPRLAGLLTRSLESHVASRFSDPRLRQVLGYPAVFLGSSPDRAPSMYHLMSWLDLADGVLYPEGGFVTLVEALAGLAEQHGVRMRTGTAATAIETRTRGGSGLGARLPGRRRTEVSGVRVVDADGEHVLPADVVVGAADLHHVETTMLPPELQTYPQTWWDKAVSGPGAVLAYLGVRGEVPELAHHSLFFTDDWKTNFDAIFEQPTRVPDPASIYVCRPSATDPSVAPDGHENLFILVPVPPDPGLGHGGLEGAGDAAVEKATDAAIDLVSRWAGVPDLAERVVVRRTMGPGDFVTDLNSWSGGALGPAHTLRQSALFRAGNSSRKVAGLYYAGSSTVPGIGLPMCLISAELVLKRLRGDRSVGPSPEPSPAP, from the coding sequence GTGAGCGCCCGCCAGCGGGTCGTCGTGGTGGGTGGCGGCGTGGCTGGCCTGGCCACCGCCGCGCTGCTCGCCGCCGACGGCCACGACGTGGAGCTGGTCGAGAAGAACGAGGCCCTCGGCGGCCGCGCGGGCTCCTGGTCGGCCGACGGCTTCCGGTTCGACACCGGGCCGTCGTGGTGGCTGATGCCCGAGGTCTTCGACCACTTCTTCCGCCTCCTCGGCACCACGACCGCCGACCAGGTCACGCTGGGCCGCCTCGACCCCGGTTACCGCGTCTTCCACGACGACCACGAGCCGCTCGACATCGCCGCCGACCAGGCCGGCAACCGGGCGCTGTTCGAGTCCGTCGAGCCCGGTGCCGGCGCCGTCCTCGACGACTACCTCGACTCCGCGCGCGAGGTCTACGACCTCGCCGTGCAGCAGTTCCTCTACACCTCCTACGACTCCACGGCGGCCTACGCCGGGCGGCGGATCCTGACCAACGGGCCCCGGCTGGCCGGGCTGCTCACGCGCTCCCTGGAGAGCCACGTCGCCTCGCGGTTCTCCGACCCGCGGCTGCGCCAGGTGCTGGGCTACCCGGCGGTCTTCCTGGGCTCCTCGCCGGACCGGGCGCCGTCGATGTACCACCTGATGAGCTGGCTCGACCTGGCCGACGGGGTGCTCTACCCCGAGGGCGGGTTCGTCACGCTGGTCGAGGCGCTGGCCGGCCTCGCCGAGCAGCACGGTGTCCGCATGCGCACCGGCACCGCCGCCACCGCGATCGAGACCCGCACCCGCGGTGGCTCCGGCCTTGGGGCCCGGCTGCCCGGCCGGCGGCGTACCGAGGTCTCCGGGGTCCGCGTCGTCGACGCCGACGGCGAGCACGTGCTGCCCGCCGACGTCGTGGTCGGGGCCGCGGACCTGCACCACGTCGAGACCACGATGCTGCCGCCCGAGCTGCAGACCTACCCGCAGACGTGGTGGGACAAGGCCGTCTCCGGGCCCGGGGCGGTGCTGGCCTACCTCGGCGTGCGTGGGGAGGTTCCGGAGCTGGCCCACCACTCGCTGTTCTTCACCGACGACTGGAAGACCAACTTCGACGCGATCTTCGAGCAGCCCACCCGGGTGCCCGACCCGGCCTCGATCTACGTCTGCCGCCCGTCGGCCACCGACCCCTCGGTCGCGCCGGACGGCCACGAGAACCTCTTCATCCTGGTGCCAGTGCCGCCCGACCCCGGCCTGGGCCATGGCGGGCTCGAGGGCGCCGGCGACGCGGCCGTCGAGAAGGCCACCGACGCGGCGATCGACCTCGTCTCCCGCTGGGCCGGCGTGCCGGACCTGGCCGAGCGCGTGGTCGTGCGGCGCACGATGGGCCCCGGCGACTTCGTGACGGACCTGAACTCGTGGTCCGGCGGCGCGCTCGGCCCCGCCCACACGCTGCGCCAGAGCGCGCTCTTCCGGGCCGGCAACAGCTCCAGGAAGGTGGCGGGGCTCTACTACGCCGGGTCGAGCACGGTGCCCGGCATCGGGCTGCCGATGTGCCTGATCAGCGCCGAGCTGGTGCTGAAGCGGCTGCGCGGGGACCGCTCGGTCGGCCCGTCGCCGGAGCCGTCGCCCGCGCCGTGA
- a CDS encoding CDP-alcohol phosphatidyltransferase family protein, with protein MSREEAYAHWSRLHGGLDPRTSFWVSGWVRLSHACARPLARRGVRPDTVTVTAVLVTAVAAGLAALGDGWPLPALVVLVGAAVLDGVDGALAAQTGAASRWGSVLDPLADRVADLLALLALVALAGFAGLAVALGVAAGLLTLLLESVRSTAQVAGMTGPGAVTVWERPSRVIVASFGFLACGIAWAARRSGVDLLPAVDQPALATTALVVAVALGAAGLVRLLVAVRRALPR; from the coding sequence GTGAGCCGCGAGGAGGCGTACGCGCACTGGTCCCGGCTGCACGGCGGCCTGGACCCGCGCACGTCCTTCTGGGTCTCCGGGTGGGTGCGGCTGAGCCACGCCTGCGCGCGGCCGCTGGCGCGACGGGGGGTCCGGCCGGACACCGTGACGGTCACGGCGGTGCTGGTCACCGCGGTCGCGGCCGGGCTGGCCGCCCTCGGGGACGGGTGGCCGCTGCCGGCGCTCGTGGTCCTGGTCGGCGCCGCCGTGCTCGACGGTGTCGACGGCGCGCTGGCCGCGCAGACCGGTGCCGCGTCACGCTGGGGGAGCGTGCTCGACCCGCTCGCGGACCGGGTCGCGGACCTGCTCGCGCTGCTGGCGCTGGTCGCCCTGGCCGGGTTCGCGGGGCTCGCGGTGGCGCTCGGGGTGGCCGCGGGGCTGCTGACGCTGCTGCTGGAGTCGGTGCGCTCCACCGCCCAGGTGGCCGGGATGACCGGACCGGGCGCGGTCACGGTCTGGGAGCGGCCGTCCCGGGTGATCGTGGCGTCGTTCGGCTTCCTGGCCTGCGGGATTGCGTGGGCGGCTCGTCGGTCCGGGGTCGACCTGCTGCCCGCGGTCGACCAGCCCGCGCTGGCCACGACCGCGCTGGTGGTCGCCGTCGCGCTCGGCGCGGCAGGGCTCGTACGCCTGCTGGTCGCGGTCCGCCGGGCCCTCCCGCGCTGA